From Sphingopyxis sp. MWB1, a single genomic window includes:
- the flhB gene encoding flagellar type III secretion system protein FlhB produces the protein MASQPDQDQKTEQATPKKRADAKREGDVLMSRELATALMMLAAAGWILAAGGWFVQSASDLVRRGLTLSAADVADFDPAQALLRNGVDILLPLISLFALALGAALAGPAMLGSWGWRGKALAFKGNRINPINGLKRIFGLQGAIELGKALAKVLLLGTIGYWLVVQSLPAIMNLAAADLIGAIGLAGKAIGHAMLALAGGLVVIALIDVPAQWHQRNKRLMMTKQQIKEEMRQSDGAPELKQAQRQRQHEIMSGSARKAVTEATVVLTNPTHFSVALRYRPGTDAAPVVVARGRGDVALSIRELARDANVPVLEYPQLTRAIYFTSRAGRVIPEELFVAVATVLAFVFRLEQAVAEGTAPPVVDIPPSHHFDPEGRRGA, from the coding sequence ATGGCGAGCCAGCCCGACCAGGACCAGAAAACCGAACAGGCGACGCCCAAGAAGCGCGCCGATGCCAAGCGCGAGGGCGATGTTTTGATGTCGCGCGAACTCGCCACCGCGCTGATGATGCTCGCCGCCGCCGGATGGATCCTCGCGGCGGGGGGTTGGTTCGTCCAGTCGGCGAGCGATCTGGTGCGCCGGGGGCTGACACTGAGCGCCGCCGATGTCGCCGATTTCGACCCCGCACAGGCGCTGCTGCGCAATGGCGTCGATATCCTCTTGCCGCTGATCAGCCTGTTCGCGCTGGCGCTGGGCGCCGCGCTCGCTGGCCCCGCGATGCTGGGGTCCTGGGGCTGGCGCGGCAAGGCGCTCGCCTTCAAGGGCAATCGCATCAACCCGATCAACGGGTTGAAACGCATTTTCGGGCTGCAAGGCGCGATCGAGCTGGGGAAAGCGCTGGCGAAAGTGCTGCTGCTCGGCACCATCGGCTATTGGCTCGTGGTGCAAAGCCTGCCCGCGATCATGAACCTGGCCGCCGCCGACCTGATCGGCGCGATTGGCCTTGCCGGAAAGGCCATTGGTCATGCGATGCTGGCGCTCGCCGGGGGACTGGTCGTCATCGCGCTGATCGACGTTCCCGCCCAATGGCACCAGCGCAACAAGCGGCTGATGATGACCAAGCAGCAGATCAAGGAGGAAATGCGCCAGTCTGACGGCGCGCCCGAACTCAAGCAGGCGCAGCGCCAGCGCCAGCATGAGATTATGAGCGGATCGGCGCGCAAGGCGGTGACCGAGGCGACAGTCGTGCTGACCAACCCCACCCATTTTTCCGTCGCGCTGCGCTATCGCCCCGGCACCGACGCCGCGCCGGTCGTCGTCGCGCGCGGGCGCGGCGACGTTGCGCTGTCGATCCGCGAACTGGCGCGCGATGCCAATGTGCCCGTGCTCGAATATCCGCAGCTGACCCGCGCCATCTACTTCACCTCGCGCGCGGGCCGGGTGATCCCCGAGGAATTGTTCGTCGCCGTCGCGACCGTCCTCGCCTTTGTCTTCCGGCTGGAACAGGCGGTCGCCGAAGGCACCGCGCCGCCGGTGGTCGATATACCGCCATCGCATCATTTCGACCCCGAAGGCCGCCGCGGCGCTTAA
- a CDS encoding flagellar biosynthetic protein FliQ yields MEADYFVGVAQQALWVLALAAAPLLLPVLIIGVFLGMVQAATSINEQTLTFVPKLIVAAVCLAIFGGSILVLLTDFTRELYAQIPGLVR; encoded by the coding sequence GTGGAGGCCGATTATTTCGTCGGAGTGGCGCAGCAGGCGCTGTGGGTGCTCGCCCTTGCGGCGGCGCCGCTGTTGCTGCCCGTGCTGATCATCGGCGTGTTTCTGGGGATGGTGCAGGCGGCGACCTCGATCAACGAGCAGACGCTGACCTTTGTCCCCAAGCTGATCGTCGCGGCGGTGTGCCTTGCGATCTTTGGCGGCAGCATCTTGGTGCTGCTCACCGATTTCACCCGCGAGCTTTACGCCCAGATACCGGGCCTCGTCCGCTGA
- the fliR gene encoding flagellar biosynthetic protein FliR, with protein MNPADIPNIEAMLQLWMLGMIRPGAAFIAAPVFGAANVPVQLRLVIALAVGVPAVAAANVALPPEGLVSFPGFLFILGEVVIGLAMGFVLQMGLAAALLAGEAISNAMGLGFAAMVDPTSGRMSTAVGQFLSMLATALFLAADGHLLLIEIIVDSYAALPPGGAFPSFDAIGRLLRFGSLMFAAGLTIALPVGFVLILVQIIMGVIGRSAPALNLFAVGIPATLLAGVILLAVGTPVMAEAVARILSDALDVARMLAAG; from the coding sequence ATGAATCCCGCCGACATCCCCAATATCGAGGCCATGCTCCAGCTTTGGATGCTGGGGATGATCCGTCCCGGCGCCGCCTTTATCGCCGCGCCGGTCTTTGGCGCCGCCAATGTACCCGTGCAATTGCGGCTGGTGATCGCGCTCGCGGTCGGAGTTCCCGCGGTCGCGGCAGCCAATGTCGCGCTGCCGCCCGAAGGCCTTGTCTCCTTCCCCGGATTTCTCTTCATTTTGGGCGAAGTCGTGATTGGCCTTGCCATGGGCTTCGTGCTGCAAATGGGATTGGCCGCCGCGCTGCTCGCAGGTGAAGCGATCAGCAATGCCATGGGCCTCGGCTTTGCAGCCATGGTCGATCCGACCAGCGGACGGATGAGCACCGCGGTCGGGCAATTTCTGTCGATGCTCGCCACCGCACTGTTCCTCGCCGCCGACGGGCATTTGCTGCTGATCGAGATCATCGTCGACAGCTATGCCGCGCTGCCGCCGGGCGGGGCCTTTCCGTCCTTTGATGCCATCGGGCGGCTGTTGCGTTTTGGCAGCCTGATGTTCGCCGCCGGGCTGACCATTGCCCTGCCCGTGGGCTTTGTGCTGATTCTGGTCCAGATCATCATGGGCGTGATCGGCCGCTCGGCGCCTGCGCTCAACCTGTTTGCGGTCGGCATTCCGGCAACGCTGCTCGCCGGGGTCATCCTGCTTGCGGTGGGCACCCCGGTGATGGCCGAAGCGGTGGCGCGCATATTGTCCGACGCGCTTGATGTGGCACGCATGTTGGCGGCAGGATAG
- a CDS encoding FliM/FliN family flagellar motor switch protein yields MLLRKSPDGYAFPAMDAVATQFARSLRDLVRALGAPQVQVERAGTERMSMAEWTKASDAALFWRYHAPPLKGPILLSGSRMLVLQLVDIFYGGKGKLPAKREELTDAEERFAARLGRDMGLQLAAAWRDRLEIEPQLDCVTPDAAKLAAVRAGDELLVQRFTLRGAPLEDRSIACAYPLAALRGIADAEPAVEAAPLRDPVWNAGLNKALKNVRLPVRSVLARPEISLAKLLSLEAGDVIPINMPRHVPVTVADRSFAIGSIGEANGNAAILIEQLEEGPDHD; encoded by the coding sequence TTGCTGCTGCGCAAGTCGCCGGATGGCTATGCTTTTCCGGCGATGGACGCGGTGGCGACGCAATTTGCGCGCTCGCTGCGCGATCTTGTCCGCGCGCTGGGCGCCCCCCAGGTTCAGGTGGAACGGGCGGGCACCGAGCGGATGAGCATGGCCGAATGGACCAAGGCGTCCGACGCCGCGCTTTTCTGGCGCTATCATGCCCCGCCGCTCAAAGGGCCGATCCTTTTGTCCGGATCGCGGATGCTGGTGCTGCAGCTCGTCGACATTTTCTATGGCGGCAAAGGAAAATTACCCGCCAAGCGCGAGGAACTGACCGATGCCGAGGAGCGCTTTGCCGCCCGGCTGGGCCGCGACATGGGGTTGCAGCTTGCTGCCGCTTGGCGCGACCGGCTGGAGATCGAACCGCAGCTCGACTGCGTAACCCCCGACGCGGCCAAGCTGGCCGCGGTGCGCGCGGGCGATGAGCTGCTGGTCCAGCGCTTTACCCTGCGCGGCGCCCCGCTGGAGGATCGCAGCATCGCCTGCGCCTATCCGCTGGCGGCGCTGCGCGGCATTGCCGACGCCGAACCGGCGGTCGAGGCCGCGCCGCTGCGCGACCCTGTCTGGAATGCGGGATTGAACAAGGCGCTGAAGAATGTGCGCCTGCCCGTGCGGTCGGTGCTGGCGCGCCCCGAGATCAGCCTTGCCAAGCTTTTGTCGCTCGAAGCGGGCGACGTCATCCCCATCAATATGCCGCGCCATGTGCCCGTCACCGTCGCAGACCGCAGCTTTGCCATTGGCAGCATCGGCGAGGCGAATGGCAATGCCGCCATCTTGATCGAACAGCTCGAGGAAGGACCGGATCATGACTGA
- the fliP gene encoding flagellar type III secretion system pore protein FliP (The bacterial flagellar biogenesis protein FliP forms a type III secretion system (T3SS)-type pore required for flagellar assembly.): MDRRTLWRLAALAGGAALLAVAPAASAQDTAEGLNRAMAEIGGDGRPLSLSLQILVLMSLLTVLPSLLLMMTSFTRIIIVLSILRHALGLQQTPPNQVLVGLSLFLSLFVMQPVISEINRVAVEPYGQEQIDIGEAVVRSGDALHGFMLAQTRKTDLMMFAKIAKAPSYASPKDVPFSILLPAFVTSELKTAFQIGFLIFLPFLVIDLIVASALMSLGMMMLSPTIISMPFKLLLFVLVDGWALTMGSLASSFVGT, encoded by the coding sequence ATGGATCGCCGCACCTTGTGGCGGCTTGCCGCGCTGGCGGGCGGGGCCGCGCTGCTGGCGGTTGCGCCGGCGGCATCGGCGCAGGATACCGCCGAGGGGCTTAATCGCGCCATGGCCGAAATCGGGGGCGATGGCCGCCCGCTGAGCCTGTCGCTCCAGATCCTCGTCCTGATGAGCTTGCTGACGGTATTGCCGTCGCTGCTTTTGATGATGACCAGCTTTACCCGGATCATCATCGTCCTTTCCATCCTGCGCCATGCGCTGGGGCTGCAACAGACGCCGCCGAACCAGGTTCTGGTAGGGCTCAGCCTGTTTCTTTCGCTCTTTGTGATGCAGCCGGTGATCAGCGAGATCAACCGCGTCGCGGTCGAGCCTTATGGCCAGGAACAGATCGACATTGGCGAGGCGGTTGTGCGGTCGGGCGATGCGCTGCACGGCTTCATGCTGGCGCAGACGCGCAAGACCGATTTGATGATGTTTGCCAAAATCGCCAAGGCGCCAAGCTATGCCAGCCCCAAGGATGTGCCCTTTTCCATCCTGCTTCCCGCCTTTGTCACCAGCGAGCTGAAAACCGCGTTCCAGATCGGCTTTCTGATCTTTCTGCCCTTCCTCGTCATCGACTTGATCGTCGCATCCGCGTTGATGTCGCTGGGCATGATGATGTTGTCGCCGACGATCATATCCATGCCGTTCAAGCTGCTGCTCTTTGTACTCGTCGACGGCTGGGCGCTGACGATGGGGTCGCTCGCTTCATCCTTTGTGGGGACATAG
- a CDS encoding flagellar export chaperone FliS, with protein MTATASSVRATGVYRRLQQESRAAAADPVELVTMLYDELEVSLGVLGAMIRQGQRISATDPAHRARAILIGLDAGLDHEAGGDVAASLSRVYRSMRRKLDEAVAANSEDMLKELLEGLLTVSNAWRQLRSPQANAAAA; from the coding sequence GTGACTGCCACCGCATCCTCCGTCCGTGCAACAGGTGTTTACCGCCGCCTGCAACAGGAAAGCCGCGCCGCCGCCGCCGATCCGGTCGAACTGGTGACGATGCTCTACGACGAGCTCGAAGTCTCGCTGGGCGTGCTGGGCGCAATGATCCGCCAAGGCCAGCGCATTTCCGCGACCGATCCCGCACATCGCGCGCGCGCGATATTGATCGGGCTCGATGCCGGGCTGGACCATGAGGCGGGCGGTGACGTCGCGGCGTCGCTGTCGCGCGTCTATCGCAGCATGCGCCGCAAGCTGGACGAAGCCGTCGCCGCGAACAGCGAGGATATGCTGAAGGAATTGCTCGAAGGGCTACTCACCGTCAGCAATGCATGGCGTCAGCTTCGCAGTCCGCAAGCGAACGCCGCCGCGGCCTGA
- a CDS encoding FliI/YscN family ATPase: MTRRLAMTARQLLDSVDLTHASPRRVGTLVAHEGIMLEVSGFPQPLGSNVRIKSATGDYVNGEVVGFRGHRSLVLPFDTNQPLVTGAPVEPHGASSMVPCGKALLGRIIDAQGQPLDGRPAVKSQFQWPLAGRKVNPLRRGRVTKPLNMGVRAINGLLTVGEGQRVAIIAGSGVGKSVLMGQMIAGTECDVIVVGLIGERSREVSDFVETKLPPAVRKKSVVVAVPADHPPLLRLRAAMRATAIAEAFRDEGKKVLLLIDSLTRVAHAQREIGLTLGEPPTMKGYPPSVFALIPSLVERAGIDRETGGSVTALYTVLADGGDIEDPVVDSARAIVDGHIILSRQLAEQGVYPAIDVARSLSRTMADSVDAPHAAAAARFRQLWSAYEENRDLMLMGAYTAGSDPILDEAIARRADQLAFVTQAPGVRVDFETSRQSLIEGYSA, from the coding sequence ATGACCCGCCGCCTCGCCATGACCGCGCGCCAATTGCTCGATTCCGTCGATCTGACGCACGCATCGCCGCGCCGCGTCGGCACGCTGGTCGCGCATGAAGGCATTATGCTCGAGGTATCCGGCTTTCCGCAGCCGCTGGGCAGCAATGTCCGCATCAAATCGGCAACGGGCGATTATGTGAATGGCGAGGTCGTCGGCTTTCGCGGACACCGCAGCCTGGTCCTGCCTTTTGACACCAACCAGCCGCTCGTCACCGGCGCACCCGTTGAGCCGCATGGCGCATCGAGCATGGTGCCGTGCGGCAAGGCGCTGCTGGGACGGATCATCGACGCGCAGGGCCAGCCGCTCGATGGCCGGCCCGCGGTCAAATCGCAATTCCAATGGCCGCTGGCCGGGCGCAAGGTCAATCCGCTGCGCCGGGGTCGCGTCACCAAACCGCTCAACATGGGCGTGCGCGCCATCAACGGCCTGCTGACCGTTGGCGAAGGCCAGCGCGTTGCGATCATTGCGGGGTCGGGCGTCGGCAAATCGGTTCTGATGGGACAGATGATTGCCGGAACCGAATGCGACGTCATTGTCGTCGGCCTGATCGGCGAACGCAGCCGCGAGGTCAGCGATTTTGTCGAAACCAAGCTGCCGCCTGCGGTACGCAAGAAATCGGTCGTCGTCGCCGTTCCCGCCGATCATCCCCCGCTGCTGCGCCTGCGCGCCGCGATGCGCGCGACCGCCATCGCCGAAGCCTTTCGCGACGAAGGCAAGAAGGTGCTGCTGTTGATCGACAGCCTGACCCGCGTTGCCCATGCCCAGCGCGAGATCGGCCTGACTTTGGGCGAGCCGCCGACGATGAAAGGCTATCCGCCGTCGGTCTTTGCCCTCATCCCCTCGCTGGTCGAGCGGGCCGGGATCGACCGCGAAACCGGCGGATCGGTCACTGCGCTCTACACCGTGCTCGCCGATGGCGGCGATATTGAGGATCCGGTGGTCGACAGCGCGCGCGCCATCGTCGACGGCCATATCATCCTGTCGCGGCAATTGGCCGAACAGGGCGTCTATCCCGCCATTGATGTCGCGCGCTCGCTGTCGCGCACCATGGCCGATTCGGTCGATGCGCCGCACGCCGCCGCCGCCGCCCGCTTTCGCCAGCTCTGGTCCGCTTATGAAGAGAATCGCGACCTGATGCTGATGGGCGCCTACACCGCCGGCAGCGACCCCATACTCGACGAAGCCATTGCCCGCCGCGCCGACCAGCTTGCCTTTGTCACGCAAGCGCCCGGCGTCCGGGTCGATTTCGAAACATCCCGCCAAAGCTTGATCGAAGGATATTCTGCATGA
- the fliD gene encoding flagellar filament capping protein FliD, whose amino-acid sequence MVSSIANALGFGSGIDTKQLVADLAQASRQPKVARISALQQQNQARISAVAQARSDLMGFADSLAQMISDGTLRSIPTVSDESILSATSRAGVAADSFSATLVVSQLARAQTSYSGVVADRTAPIGQGNMTLSIGGTDHAITIDGTNDSLDGLAAAINASDAGVTASIIADQGGHRLILKGANGADNAFTLTADGGADPGLAAFATNGGMTMGQSAANAEFTVDGVAFSRASNIIDDVVPGMSLTLKKAAPGQGVDLGASRPLDMLRQTVGDFVDVYNQLKKSVKAAASMPGSTSSLRQLENELGGLISQVLTGHGSINKLADIGVSTNKEGLLTLDRTKLDKILAEDAGAVEAMFNPRRDATHNEGNEPGIAVVLDRLRDAATGENGVLERVNKSLTDRSETLMDQLDKVETREEAYRARLEKQYGSLDAKLAAFKATQSYLEQQIEMWNNQYK is encoded by the coding sequence ATGGTCAGTTCAATCGCCAATGCGCTCGGCTTTGGGTCGGGCATTGATACCAAGCAGCTGGTCGCCGACCTGGCCCAAGCGTCGCGCCAGCCAAAGGTTGCGCGCATCTCTGCCTTGCAACAGCAGAATCAGGCGCGGATCAGCGCGGTTGCGCAGGCCCGGTCCGATCTGATGGGCTTTGCCGATTCGCTCGCGCAGATGATCTCTGACGGGACGCTGCGCAGCATTCCGACCGTGTCCGACGAAAGCATTTTGTCGGCGACCTCGCGCGCCGGGGTTGCCGCCGACAGTTTTTCGGCGACGCTGGTTGTTTCCCAGCTTGCCCGCGCGCAAACCAGCTATTCGGGCGTCGTCGCCGATCGCACCGCCCCTATTGGGCAGGGCAATATGACGCTGAGCATCGGCGGCACCGATCATGCGATCACCATCGACGGCACCAACGACAGCCTTGACGGGCTGGCGGCAGCGATCAATGCCAGTGACGCTGGCGTCACGGCGTCAATCATTGCCGATCAGGGTGGGCACCGCCTGATCCTGAAAGGCGCCAATGGCGCGGACAATGCATTCACGCTGACCGCTGATGGCGGTGCCGATCCGGGACTCGCCGCCTTTGCCACCAATGGCGGCATGACGATGGGCCAAAGCGCCGCCAACGCCGAATTTACCGTCGATGGCGTTGCTTTCAGCCGCGCCTCCAACATCATTGACGATGTTGTCCCCGGCATGTCGCTGACACTGAAAAAGGCCGCGCCCGGTCAGGGCGTGGACCTGGGCGCGAGCCGCCCGCTCGACATGTTGCGGCAGACGGTCGGCGATTTTGTCGATGTGTATAATCAATTGAAAAAGAGCGTCAAAGCCGCGGCCTCCATGCCCGGCTCCACCTCCTCGCTGCGTCAGCTGGAAAATGAGCTGGGCGGACTGATCAGCCAGGTGCTGACCGGTCATGGCAGCATCAACAAGCTGGCTGACATCGGCGTTTCAACGAACAAGGAAGGGCTTCTGACCCTCGACCGCACCAAGCTCGACAAGATATTGGCCGAAGACGCCGGCGCGGTCGAAGCGATGTTCAACCCCCGCCGCGACGCCACGCATAATGAAGGCAATGAACCCGGCATTGCCGTGGTGCTCGACCGGCTGCGCGATGCCGCCACCGGCGAGAATGGCGTGCTGGAACGCGTCAACAAATCGCTGACCGATCGTAGCGAAACGCTGATGGACCAGCTCGACAAGGTTGAGACGCGGGAGGAAGCCTATCGCGCGCGGCTCGAGAAGCAATATGGCTCGCTCGATGCCAAGCTGGCCGCCTTCAAGGCCACCCAATCCTATCTCGAGCAGCAGATCGAGATGTGGAATAATCAGTATAAATAG
- a CDS encoding FliH/SctL family protein: MSDRSAPTAFAPGALAAAMAQSSGFRPLSFAAPHAPASAPMPADRAAPEAATPEQADDPFARGLAEGQRLAEAAHNAERHQLLALVAAAEALQDEPSEELAQLIAETVERLVRQIVEDAPINADWLQQQAETAAAMVAEADKARTLWVNPADAALLVDCPVKLPVEADPAMPRGTIRIETSAGWIEHGRAVYLDELRAALGHPGEVA; the protein is encoded by the coding sequence ATGTCTGATCGCAGCGCCCCCACCGCCTTTGCCCCCGGCGCGCTGGCCGCTGCCATGGCGCAAAGCAGCGGCTTTCGTCCGCTGTCCTTTGCCGCGCCGCATGCACCCGCATCGGCCCCCATGCCCGCGGACCGCGCCGCGCCCGAGGCCGCGACCCCGGAACAGGCCGACGATCCCTTTGCACGCGGCCTGGCCGAAGGGCAGCGACTGGCGGAAGCGGCGCATAATGCCGAGCGGCATCAGTTGCTTGCGCTGGTCGCCGCCGCCGAAGCCTTGCAGGATGAGCCGAGCGAAGAGCTGGCGCAGCTGATCGCCGAAACGGTCGAGCGGCTGGTGCGGCAGATTGTCGAAGATGCACCCATCAACGCCGACTGGTTGCAGCAACAGGCCGAAACCGCCGCCGCCATGGTCGCCGAAGCCGACAAGGCGCGCACCCTGTGGGTCAATCCCGCCGACGCCGCGCTGCTGGTCGACTGTCCGGTCAAGCTGCCGGTCGAGGCCGATCCGGCCATGCCGCGCGGCACCATCCGCATCGAAACATCGGCCGGCTGGATCGAACATGGCCGCGCCGTTTATCTGGATGAACTGCGCGCCGCGCTGGGCCATCCGGGAGAGGTGGCATGA
- the fliN gene encoding flagellar motor switch protein FliN: MTDISEAPAAPPPERRGNKDIAAAPNFDLLAGVSLRVSVEVGSTSMTLSELLTLSEGSVIELDRAATDLLDIYANGTLIAKGEIVSVEGRYGIKVAEVVAPERSLAGLERRG; this comes from the coding sequence ATGACTGACATCAGCGAAGCGCCCGCCGCACCGCCGCCGGAAAGGCGGGGAAACAAGGATATTGCCGCCGCGCCCAATTTCGACCTGCTCGCGGGCGTGTCGCTGCGCGTGTCGGTTGAGGTGGGATCGACGTCGATGACCTTGTCCGAACTGCTGACCCTGTCCGAAGGCAGCGTGATCGAACTCGATCGCGCGGCAACCGATCTGCTCGATATTTATGCCAATGGCACGCTGATCGCCAAGGGCGAGATCGTCAGCGTCGAGGGACGCTATGGCATCAAGGTCGCCGAAGTGGTCGCGCCCGAGCGCAGCCTCGCCGGGCTTGAGCGGAGGGGCTGA
- a CDS encoding flagellar biosynthetic protein FliO, with protein MLEYILRLLILLPIIGAMAWGSLWLWKRVQMGVPLTGPRPDQPIQMVGVLPLGPGSKLAVVEFAGQRILVAVSRNGITRLADDSQGDFHVD; from the coding sequence ATGCTCGAATATATCCTGCGCCTGCTGATCCTGTTGCCGATCATCGGCGCCATGGCGTGGGGCAGCCTGTGGCTGTGGAAACGCGTCCAGATGGGCGTGCCGCTGACCGGACCGCGCCCCGATCAGCCGATCCAGATGGTCGGGGTCCTTCCCCTCGGCCCCGGATCGAAGCTGGCGGTGGTGGAATTTGCCGGCCAGCGCATTTTGGTTGCGGTATCGCGCAATGGCATCACCCGCCTGGCCGACGACAGTCAGGGCGATTTCCATGTCGATTGA
- a CDS encoding flagellar hook-length control protein FliK, with protein sequence MNLLSTGPQPSMPQGFAAFLATIGQDGVPDGKGSFARLMQAAPGEGAAHPTLTALLSAQEAPAEGQTIVPGNKGAETGTPPGGDVALLPEAGPAKPSEAAAPAVPATPDSAAAAAAELVAAIGQAPAHQTGKPTVPSANDGDETTASPAEPGTEGTLDGDGAIKTETPGAGKAVDAAALAPEARGEIMAILTDKNISAAVTMERGAAPAPAAKMSADPAMAAHNGPAGTGQAVQAQAAAALTPKDKGAPADATPKAPTSATIADGLGVGKDRAEPLVTVRVPGAVPGSSAQARTLTEAPAPVRSSAPDMSASMTIVFSQPGAPASGVSNLVQAATTPTPVTERTLDLGSDDAWIEQLARDIAATKSASGDISFRLMPKHLGRLDVAMTQGDAGVSLKLDTQHESTAAIVHAAQGRLVEDLRQQGVRVAGAEVTHTPGEAGRQSQQGQGRQPAPDTAHLIETATDGAPERARSAPPADDRRGRFA encoded by the coding sequence ATGAATCTTCTTTCCACCGGTCCACAGCCGTCAATGCCGCAAGGCTTTGCCGCCTTTCTGGCGACCATCGGACAGGATGGCGTTCCGGACGGCAAAGGCAGCTTTGCCCGCTTGATGCAGGCTGCGCCCGGCGAGGGCGCGGCCCATCCCACTTTGACCGCGCTGCTGTCGGCGCAAGAAGCGCCTGCCGAGGGTCAGACGATTGTGCCGGGAAACAAGGGCGCCGAAACAGGCACGCCCCCCGGAGGGGACGTAGCGCTTCTTCCGGAAGCGGGACCGGCCAAGCCCAGCGAAGCCGCCGCACCCGCCGTTCCTGCAACACCCGATAGCGCTGCGGCCGCAGCCGCGGAGCTTGTCGCCGCCATCGGACAGGCACCCGCCCACCAGACCGGCAAGCCCACCGTTCCTTCCGCGAACGACGGCGATGAAACCACAGCCTCCCCGGCCGAACCGGGAACCGAAGGCACGTTGGACGGCGATGGCGCGATCAAGACCGAAACGCCGGGTGCTGGCAAGGCCGTGGACGCGGCCGCGCTCGCCCCTGAGGCACGCGGCGAAATCATGGCCATTCTCACCGACAAGAATATCTCCGCCGCCGTGACAATGGAGCGCGGCGCAGCCCCTGCTCCGGCCGCCAAAATGTCCGCAGACCCCGCTATGGCAGCCCATAATGGCCCTGCAGGGACGGGGCAGGCCGTGCAGGCCCAAGCCGCGGCAGCGCTGACGCCGAAAGACAAGGGCGCCCCCGCCGACGCCACACCCAAAGCGCCGACCAGCGCCACCATCGCGGATGGGCTGGGCGTCGGCAAGGATAGGGCAGAACCGCTTGTCACCGTGCGGGTGCCAGGCGCCGTTCCCGGCAGTTCGGCGCAGGCCCGCACCCTGACCGAGGCTCCGGCCCCGGTCCGCAGCAGCGCCCCCGATATGAGCGCGTCGATGACCATCGTCTTTTCGCAGCCAGGCGCCCCGGCCAGCGGGGTCTCAAACCTGGTGCAGGCCGCCACTACTCCGACCCCGGTGACCGAGCGCACGCTCGACCTTGGCAGCGACGACGCGTGGATCGAACAGCTCGCGCGCGATATTGCCGCGACAAAATCGGCGAGCGGCGACATCAGCTTTCGCCTGATGCCGAAGCATCTGGGCCGTCTGGACGTCGCCATGACACAGGGCGATGCCGGAGTGTCGCTGAAGCTGGATACCCAGCATGAATCGACCGCCGCCATCGTTCATGCCGCACAGGGGAGGCTGGTCGAGGATCTGCGCCAGCAAGGTGTTCGCGTCGCGGGCGCCGAAGTGACGCATACGCCGGGAGAGGCCGGGCGCCAGTCGCAGCAGGGACAGGGCCGTCAGCCCGCCCCCGACACCGCCCATCTGATTGAAACCGCAACCGATGGCGCGCCCGAGCGCGCCCGCAGCGCGCCGCCCGCCGATGACCGGCGCGGCCGCTTTGCCTGA
- a CDS encoding flagellar basal body-associated FliL family protein: MSKDKNETEPKKKGKLKKMLMLTVSALVLIGAGAGAGIYFGALSAHEAKPEDHYPKLVVRSEKEMEPVADGKDKEAPLKVGTVSVPNDRFKVDPRKYEITYYPIEEAFTTNLADGSGFLQIGISLSTFYDGKVINNIKRQAVPIRSAVLMVLAEQDPAWLSTSQGKQRLQRQLTAAINDVLREKEGFGGIDNVYFTSLVIQ, encoded by the coding sequence ATGTCAAAAGACAAAAATGAGACCGAGCCCAAGAAAAAGGGCAAGCTGAAGAAAATGCTGATGCTGACCGTCAGCGCCCTCGTGCTGATCGGCGCGGGCGCGGGTGCGGGCATTTATTTCGGCGCCCTGTCGGCGCATGAGGCCAAGCCGGAGGATCATTATCCCAAGCTGGTCGTGCGCAGCGAAAAGGAGATGGAGCCCGTCGCCGACGGCAAGGACAAGGAAGCGCCGCTGAAGGTCGGCACCGTGTCGGTGCCCAACGACCGGTTCAAGGTCGATCCGCGCAAATATGAGATCACCTATTATCCGATCGAGGAGGCCTTCACGACCAATTTGGCCGACGGGTCGGGATTTTTGCAGATCGGAATCAGCCTTTCGACCTTTTACGACGGTAAAGTTATCAATAACATCAAAAGACAGGCTGTTCCCATTCGCTCTGCCGTGCTTATGGTGCTTGCGGAACAGGATCCGGCGTGGCTTTCAACGTCGCAGGGCAAGCAGCGGCTTCAACGCCAGCTTACCGCCGCGATAAATGATGTGCTGCGTGAAAAAGAGGGTTTCGGCGGCATTGATAATGTTTATTTCACGAGCCTGGTGATCCAGTGA